The segment CACATGGTGTGCACACATTCTGTCCAGCGCACTGAATTTTCGTCCAGATCGGCGATGTGCGTGCAGGTAGATGCGGGGTCACCGGGGTAGAACTGCGCGTTAATGCAGCTCAGCAAGGGCCGTGTAGGCGCATGCATATCAAGTGCACTCAGGCGGCGTAGCGAAATATCGCGCAGCACACGCATACTGGGGTGGTGAAAGGCCAGGCTCACGTTGAGCACGATGGCAGGAATGCGCCGCTTGCGCAGACTCTTGCGGGCCTCTTGCAGTACCTCGCGCGGGCCACTCAGAATGAACTGGTGGGGCGTGTTGTAATTGGAGACATACAGGGCGGGCCAGGTGGCGCAGGCCTCGCTAATGATATCCATATCGGCGTGCACGGCCATCATGCCCGTCTCACGGGTGGCCCTTGCTTCCATTTCGCCCATGTGCACGGCGCGGGTATCAATGATGTACCACGCCACTTCGGGTTCAATTATGCCCGAAAGACACATCCCGATCATTTCACCAAGGCTATGGCCGCAAAAAAGCGTGGGGTTCAGTCCCAGAGATGCCAGAACGCTCCACTGGGCGTATTCAAACATGAACAGATAGGGAGACTGCCAGCGCGTGAGGCTGATCTTTTCCACATCCGTTTCATCCATGATACCAAGCAAGTCCCAGTCGGCCACTGCGGCAAGGCGGTCCATGGCCGCGCGGGCCACGGGAAAATTGTCGTACAGTTCGCGCCCCATGCCAGGCCACACGGAACCAAGACCGCAGCACATCACCGCCAGCGGGGGCACGCCTTCGCCTCGCACGGGTGCAATCCACAGGCCGCGATCTTCGAGCCGGACAAGATCGTTGCTGTCAGGATTGGCAGGCAGGGCGAGCAGTTCTTGTCGCCATGCGGGATTGACCGCACCAATGCGCCACTGCTGGCCCGCCTGGTGCAAATTGGCATAGCGCGCGCCATCAAGGGCGATTTCGTCCTGATGCATGCCTTGTGCTGGATTTTGGGAGTCCTGACGCATATTTTCGTGCCTGTAAAGGGCCAAAGCCCGGCAACCCGAGCGGGTCGGGGCAGGGCAAAAGGGGCATTGCGACCATTTGGGTAACGGATTATGGTAGTAGATATCTACCTGCTTGTCCAGCCAGCACCCGCCGCACACACCACATATTATAAAAGACAATTACCCCAAACAGGCTGCAAATCAAGAGCTGACGCCGTTTCAATCGTTGCTTGCCATAGTTTCTTGCTTTGGCTATATTAACTCCTTACAATGTTGCGCCTGCCGTTTGCAGCCCCCATTCGGTTTCACCGGTCAGGCTATTTTGGACAAATTTACGAGGATGAGGCATGAAGAACAACCATTCCTGTCAGGCTGGCCAAGAGGCGGCGCAAACTCCCGCCGCCGCCGAAAGCAGCGCTTCCGGATTCAACCGCACGCGTTCCAAGCTCGCCTTTGATCGGCTTGTGGAAATGGGAGCCAAGATGGGGATGGAAAATCCTCTGTTTCTTTGCCACGAACGTGCGGCCAAGGCCACCACGTTTATTGCTGGCAAAGAATATCTCAACTTTTCCACATACGATTATCTGGATATAAACGGGCATCCTGAAATTACCGCTGCCGTTGCCGAAGCCGCCGCCATCTATGGCACGTCGGCTGGCGCCAGCCGCCTTGTGGGTGGTGAGCGTCCGCCGCACCGCGAGCTTGAACAGGCTTTTGCCAAGCTGTATGGCGTGGAAGACTGCATTGCCTATGTGAGTGGGCACGCCACCAACGTCTCCACCCTGGGCTTTCTTTTTGGCCACCGTGACGCCATTTTCCATGACGGCCTAGCCCACAATTCGCTCGTGCAGGGTGCACGCCTTTCCAGTGCCACCCGTTATTCATACGCCCACAACGACTGCGACGCCCTTGAAGAACTGCTCAAGGCCAAGCGCGGCGAGCACAAGCGCGCCGTTATCGTTACCGAAGGCCTGTTCAGCATGGATGGCAACATCCCCGACCTGCCGCGTATCATCGAACTGAAAAAGCGCTATGACTGCATGCTGCTGGTGGACGAAGCCCACTCGCTGGGCGTGCTGGGCGCCACCGGGCGCGGCGCGCATGAATATTTTAATATCGATCCCACCGAAGTGGACATGTGGATGAGCACCCTCTCCAAGTCCATGTGCGGTTGCGGCGGCTTTATTGCCGGTCGCCACGAACTCATCGAGTTCCTCAAATACGGTTCACCGGGCTTTGTGTTCAGCGTGGGCATGCCCCCCATTATTGCCGTGGCCTGCCAGAAGGCCCTGGAAATCATGCTGCGTGAACCCGAACGGGTGCACAAGCTGCAAAGAATTTCCAAGTTTTTTATTGAATACGCCGCCAGCATCGGCCTTGATACGGGCGCGGC is part of the Desulfovibrio sp. genome and harbors:
- a CDS encoding aminotransferase class I/II-fold pyridoxal phosphate-dependent enzyme produces the protein MKNNHSCQAGQEAAQTPAAAESSASGFNRTRSKLAFDRLVEMGAKMGMENPLFLCHERAAKATTFIAGKEYLNFSTYDYLDINGHPEITAAVAEAAAIYGTSAGASRLVGGERPPHRELEQAFAKLYGVEDCIAYVSGHATNVSTLGFLFGHRDAIFHDGLAHNSLVQGARLSSATRYSYAHNDCDALEELLKAKRGEHKRAVIVTEGLFSMDGNIPDLPRIIELKKRYDCMLLVDEAHSLGVLGATGRGAHEYFNIDPTEVDMWMSTLSKSMCGCGGFIAGRHELIEFLKYGSPGFVFSVGMPPIIAVACQKALEIMLREPERVHKLQRISKFFIEYAASIGLDTGAAQGYAVVPVMVGDPMVAGFLSNALFKRGIYVMPITFPAVKEGTDRLRFFLSAAHNEDHIRQALDAVKEEIPKAWAIVDDYKRQHANEGGEA